The Atribacterota bacterium genome has a window encoding:
- a CDS encoding LapA family protein — protein MQAYLFIAAFIAVLAVIFALQNAVPVTVSFITWRVESSLALILIITFIAGLATSFLFSTLTRIKKTRSVPDKIQKEKNLEQESVNNNDKEQE, from the coding sequence GTGCAAGCATATCTATTTATTGCAGCTTTCATTGCCGTGTTAGCGGTTATATTTGCCTTACAAAATGCCGTACCTGTTACAGTGAGTTTTATCACCTGGAGAGTTGAAAGCTCTCTGGCATTAATTCTTATTATAACTTTTATTGCCGGGTTGGCTACCAGTTTTTTGTTTAGTACATTAACACGGATTAAAAAAACACGTTCTGTCCCTGATAAAATACAAAAAGAAAAGAATTTAGAGCAGGAATCAGTTAATAACAATGATAAAGAACAAGAGTAA
- a CDS encoding mechanosensitive ion channel family protein — MFNGFLQQVYFGNQLIDYIMALGIFILLVFLINVLKKFLIKLLSSFARKSTTRVDDKFVEAFQNKIKPFVNLLYFGAFYLGFTQLKIPSSLEKIVNIAIIALLIFFGVRFILSIFSYFLENYLIKKESNATRITAIRGIETFFRIIIWIIAFIILLDNLGIQVSALIAGLGIGGIAVALAAQNILGDLFSYFIIFFDHPFEIGDFITIDAFSGTIESIGIKTTRIRSLSGEEIVFSNTDLVNSRLRNYKRMRRRRILFKFGVIYQTSLEQLKGIPDLVTEIIKQLNGAILDRVHFASFGDFSLDFEVVYYVNSRDYSRYMDIQQEINFKMKEEFEKRGIEFAYPPRLFSWKKMK, encoded by the coding sequence CAAGTATACTTTGGTAATCAACTAATAGACTATATTATGGCACTGGGTATCTTTATATTATTGGTATTCCTGATAAATGTATTAAAGAAGTTTCTAATTAAACTTCTCAGCTCATTTGCCCGGAAAAGCACAACCAGAGTAGATGACAAATTCGTCGAAGCATTTCAAAACAAAATAAAGCCATTTGTTAATCTGCTGTACTTCGGGGCTTTCTATCTTGGCTTTACACAATTAAAAATTCCCTCATCCTTGGAAAAAATTGTAAATATTGCAATTATTGCTCTTCTTATTTTCTTCGGTGTGCGTTTTATTCTTTCCATCTTCTCTTATTTCCTGGAAAACTACCTGATTAAAAAAGAAAGCAATGCAACCCGAATAACCGCTATTCGGGGTATTGAGACTTTTTTTAGAATTATCATTTGGATTATTGCCTTTATAATCCTTTTAGACAACCTGGGAATTCAAGTATCTGCCCTGATAGCTGGTCTTGGAATTGGTGGTATTGCCGTAGCTCTGGCTGCTCAAAATATCCTGGGAGACCTGTTCAGTTATTTTATTATCTTTTTTGACCATCCCTTTGAAATAGGTGATTTTATTACCATTGATGCCTTTTCAGGTACTATTGAAAGTATAGGCATAAAAACTACTCGTATCAGAAGTCTAAGCGGGGAGGAAATAGTATTTTCTAACACTGATTTGGTAAATTCCCGTCTGCGTAACTATAAAAGAATGAGAAGAAGACGAATACTGTTTAAATTTGGCGTTATTTATCAGACCTCTCTGGAACAGCTGAAAGGTATTCCTGATTTGGTAACCGAAATAATAAAACAACTTAATGGAGCAATATTAGACAGAGTTCATTTTGCATCCTTTGGAGATTTTAGTCTGGACTTTGAGGTAGTTTATTATGTAAATAGTAGAGATTATAGTAGATATATGGATATTCAGCAGGAAATCAATTTTAAAATGAAAGAAGAATTCGAAAAAAGAGGAATTGAGTTCGCCTATCCACCCAGACTCTTTTCCTGGAAAAAGATGAAATAA